A window from Pseudomonas alloputida encodes these proteins:
- a CDS encoding DUF6708 domain-containing protein produces MYLIEWVFWKMATESEAARKSYEAELTPSEKRKDLYEGDLSEEIHFQSVSKQPYARGPIFAFSETVLEMRCGGSEEKRGLITLATLGAVAPAIAVGLMISTGFLWMDITDPEGRSVITILSTIIMLSVSSALVYLYSKYGIHLTRLEMLTSRHLLIRFNRVTQQVHLHRPKYCGGIVTFPWKTTGSTAIDPEDDSLSVGTRLGLVWHPSRTGLPHMEMALLGKQGQGGSELRDEWEFIRRYMEEGPHAVPRPRLSTQLPSPIQAFSAQFEGLGRFFRKSSWLFKVALLFVWPAFVIIGTAHWLSLLLCWRPRWPKVIREAGLPGKPVPPVTTLSDYPPAIQARLLANADRWQLKPGKRPAKKPRKRSTPQQANESD; encoded by the coding sequence ATGTATCTGATCGAATGGGTTTTTTGGAAAATGGCTACTGAATCCGAAGCCGCGAGAAAATCATATGAAGCAGAACTGACACCGAGCGAAAAGCGTAAAGATTTGTATGAGGGTGACCTGAGTGAAGAAATCCACTTCCAATCCGTTAGTAAACAACCCTATGCAAGAGGACCTATTTTCGCATTCAGCGAAACTGTTTTAGAAATGCGCTGCGGAGGCTCAGAAGAGAAGCGTGGGCTTATTACGCTCGCAACGCTCGGCGCTGTCGCCCCGGCCATTGCTGTGGGACTAATGATCAGCACTGGATTTTTATGGATGGACATCACCGATCCTGAGGGGCGCTCCGTAATCACTATTCTTTCAACAATTATAATGCTCTCAGTCAGCTCGGCCTTAGTGTATCTTTATTCAAAGTATGGAATCCACTTAACCCGACTAGAAATGCTGACTAGCCGTCACTTGCTCATTCGATTCAATCGAGTAACCCAACAAGTTCACCTACATCGACCGAAATACTGCGGCGGCATCGTCACTTTCCCGTGGAAAACAACCGGAAGCACAGCCATCGACCCAGAAGATGACTCACTCAGCGTGGGCACGCGGCTCGGCCTGGTCTGGCACCCCAGCCGCACCGGCCTGCCTCACATGGAAATGGCCCTGCTGGGCAAACAAGGCCAAGGCGGCAGCGAACTGCGTGATGAGTGGGAATTCATCCGTCGTTATATGGAAGAAGGCCCACACGCCGTCCCCCGCCCCCGCCTGAGCACCCAGCTACCCTCACCCATCCAAGCATTCAGCGCCCAGTTCGAAGGCCTTGGGCGTTTCTTCCGCAAAAGCAGCTGGCTGTTCAAAGTTGCACTGCTGTTTGTCTGGCCCGCGTTCGTCATCATCGGCACCGCCCACTGGCTCAGCCTGCTGCTGTGCTGGCGACCGCGCTGGCCGAAGGTCATCCGCGAGGCCGGCCTGCCCGGCAAGCCAGTCCCACCCGTGACAACCCTGAGCGACTACCCACCCGCAATCCAGGCACGCCTGCTCGCCAACGCCGACCGCTGGCAGCTCAAGCCCGGCAAGCGGCCGGCGAAAAAACCACGCAAGCGCTCTACTCCTCAACAGGCCAACGAAAGTGACTGA
- a CDS encoding cupin domain-containing protein, producing the protein MPESRHPHPSLPVNLVHKAALIEQQWSPRVVAEMNDYQFKVVRIEGEFIWHAHPETDEAFLVLEGTLRIDLPDGCVHVNPGELYVVPRGVEHRTAAQGEAKLMMIEPRGILNTGHEGGNRTAESDVWI; encoded by the coding sequence ATGCCTGAATCCCGTCATCCACATCCCTCCCTGCCAGTGAACCTGGTCCACAAGGCAGCGCTAATCGAACAGCAATGGAGCCCCAGGGTCGTTGCCGAGATGAACGATTACCAGTTCAAGGTCGTGCGCATCGAAGGCGAATTCATCTGGCACGCGCACCCGGAGACCGACGAAGCATTCCTGGTGCTGGAAGGCACCCTGCGTATCGACCTGCCGGATGGCTGCGTGCATGTGAACCCCGGGGAACTCTATGTGGTGCCCCGCGGCGTCGAGCACCGGACCGCTGCGCAAGGCGAAGCGAAACTGATGATGATCGAACCGCGGGGCATTCTGAATACCGGTCATGAAGGGGGGAATCGCACAGCAGAGAGCGATGTCTGGATTTAA
- a CDS encoding LysR family transcriptional regulator, producing the protein MNRNELRKADINLMVVFEALMQERNLTRAAEKLFVAQPTVSAALARLRAMFNDPLLVRVGNRMEPSARAEEVIKYLTPALDAMSVALSMTHDFDPLTSRMTFRIGLSDDVESGLLPPLLRALRVEAPNVVVVVQHVDYWRIPDLLAAGDVTVGISQTKGLPANAKRKVLRTLQARVVRADKSSTPLSLDEFCQRPHVQVSPTANTQGVVDDWLKDIGRERKVVLSVPQFSSLPAILAGTDLLACCPDYAAQGMERWGNLQAETLPFETAALELAMVWLSTTDSDPAERWLRSRLEHYMGGLREAVMG; encoded by the coding sequence ATGAACCGCAACGAACTGCGCAAAGCCGATATCAACCTGATGGTGGTGTTCGAAGCGCTGATGCAGGAGCGCAACCTCACCCGTGCCGCGGAGAAGCTGTTCGTCGCCCAGCCCACGGTCAGCGCCGCGCTGGCCAGGTTGCGTGCGATGTTCAACGACCCGCTGCTGGTTCGAGTGGGCAACCGCATGGAGCCCTCGGCCAGGGCCGAAGAGGTGATCAAGTACCTCACGCCAGCCTTGGATGCGATGTCTGTCGCCCTCAGCATGACCCATGATTTCGACCCGCTGACCAGCAGGATGACCTTCCGCATCGGCTTGTCCGATGATGTCGAGTCGGGCCTGCTGCCGCCGCTGTTGCGGGCGCTGCGGGTGGAGGCGCCAAACGTGGTGGTGGTCGTGCAGCATGTGGACTACTGGCGCATTCCGGACCTGCTGGCGGCGGGCGACGTGACGGTGGGTATCAGCCAGACCAAGGGCCTGCCCGCCAATGCCAAACGCAAGGTGCTACGCACCCTGCAAGCCAGGGTAGTGCGGGCCGACAAGTCCAGCACGCCGCTTTCACTGGATGAGTTTTGCCAACGTCCGCATGTCCAGGTTTCGCCAACCGCCAACACCCAGGGTGTGGTCGATGACTGGTTGAAAGACATCGGCCGTGAACGCAAGGTGGTGTTGTCGGTGCCGCAGTTCAGTTCGCTGCCGGCGATTCTGGCCGGTACCGACCTGCTGGCCTGTTGCCCGGACTATGCCGCACAGGGTATGGAACGCTGGGGCAACCTGCAGGCCGAGACGCTGCCGTTCGAGACTGCTGCACTGGAGCTGGCCATGGTCTGGTTGAGCACCACCGACAGCGACCCGGCCGAGCGTTGGCTGCGCAGTCGCCTGGAGCACTACATGGGCGGACTACGGGAAGCGGTCATGGGATGA
- a CDS encoding LysR family transcriptional regulator → MKLSVRHIEVFRAIMAAGSVTGAARLLFTSQPTVSRELARLEQVTGLNLFEREGGRLVATAQALLLIEEVERAYVGLERIDRFAQAIRNFEQGRLAITCLPLFSQTLLPKACQRFHQQHSGVSVSILAQESPLLEESLVAQQHDLGLTEVEQIPRGAYGELLFSANMVCVLPEHHPLQVKAELELSDFHEVDFINLASLDTYRQRLDQHFRAAGVNRRTVIETTSAASVCAMVRQGLGVAIINPLSGLEAAQGGLPIRRLRVSVPYQVMLIRPDHRPASAAVEPFCEALRVQAKEMQQALA, encoded by the coding sequence GTGAAACTGTCCGTCCGCCACATCGAAGTGTTCCGCGCCATCATGGCCGCTGGCAGTGTCACGGGGGCGGCGCGCCTGCTGTTCACCTCGCAGCCGACCGTCAGCCGCGAACTGGCGCGGCTGGAGCAGGTGACTGGCCTGAACCTGTTCGAGCGCGAGGGCGGGCGCCTGGTGGCGACGGCCCAGGCGCTGCTGTTGATCGAAGAGGTCGAGCGGGCCTACGTCGGGCTGGAGCGGATCGATCGCTTTGCCCAGGCCATCCGCAACTTCGAGCAGGGCCGGCTGGCCATCACCTGCCTGCCGCTGTTCTCGCAAACCTTGTTGCCCAAGGCTTGCCAGCGCTTTCACCAGCAGCACAGTGGCGTGAGCGTGAGCATTCTGGCGCAGGAGTCGCCGTTGCTGGAGGAGTCACTGGTTGCCCAGCAGCATGACCTTGGCCTGACTGAAGTCGAACAGATACCGCGCGGCGCGTATGGTGAATTGCTGTTCAGTGCCAACATGGTGTGCGTGTTGCCCGAGCATCACCCGCTGCAGGTGAAGGCTGAACTGGAGCTGAGTGATTTCCATGAGGTCGATTTCATTAACCTGGCCAGCCTGGATACCTACCGCCAGCGTCTGGATCAGCACTTTCGTGCAGCCGGGGTTAACCGCCGCACGGTCATCGAAACCACCAGTGCCGCTTCGGTGTGCGCCATGGTCAGGCAAGGCCTGGGGGTGGCGATCATCAACCCGCTCAGCGGGCTGGAGGCGGCGCAAGGCGGGTTGCCGATCCGCAGGTTACGGGTATCGGTGCCCTATCAGGTGATGCTCATACGCCCGGACCATCGGCCGGCATCGGCAGCGGTGGAGCCGTTTTGCGAGGCGTTGCGGGTGCAGGCCAAAGAAATGCAGCAGGCGCTGGCCTGA
- a CDS encoding AraC family transcriptional regulator, with protein MQALERDYGHGDEVASHCHAEDQLIYAASGVMRVSSEGGSWVIPGGHALWMPAGVSHAIRMKGVVCMRTLLLDAHIERCQVIVVSGLLRELILAASRVLNLRDGAHARALILYELAAARRIDAFVPTPQHARLRAWCERFLQDPAQDLTLEQCGAQLNMSARSVARLFQREVGMSYGQWRARARVMLSQQCLADGKPILNVALEHGYQSASAFTAMFKRILGHAPSDWQNGTAREY; from the coding sequence ATGCAAGCACTGGAAAGGGACTACGGACACGGCGATGAAGTGGCCAGCCACTGCCACGCCGAAGACCAGCTGATTTACGCCGCCAGCGGCGTGATGCGGGTCAGCAGCGAGGGCGGCAGCTGGGTGATCCCCGGCGGGCATGCCTTGTGGATGCCCGCCGGGGTCAGCCATGCCATCCGCATGAAAGGCGTGGTCTGCATGCGCACCTTGCTGCTCGATGCCCACATCGAACGCTGCCAGGTCATCGTCGTGTCCGGCCTGCTGCGCGAACTGATCCTGGCGGCGTCACGGGTGCTGAACCTGCGCGACGGCGCGCATGCTCGGGCGCTGATCCTGTACGAACTCGCCGCCGCCCGGCGCATCGATGCCTTCGTCCCGACGCCGCAGCACGCACGCCTGCGTGCCTGGTGCGAGCGCTTCCTGCAGGACCCGGCCCAGGACCTGACCCTGGAGCAATGCGGCGCACAACTGAACATGAGTGCCCGCAGTGTGGCCAGGCTGTTCCAGCGCGAGGTGGGCATGTCGTATGGCCAATGGCGCGCCCGTGCCCGGGTGATGCTCAGCCAGCAATGCCTGGCCGATGGCAAGCCGATCCTGAACGTTGCGCTGGAGCACGGCTACCAGAGCGCCAGCGCCTTTACTGCCATGTTCAAGCGCATCCTCGGCCATGCGCCGAGTGATTGGCAAAACGGTACCGCGCGCGAGTACTGA
- a CDS encoding acetyltransferase, whose translation MIIRQGIAADYPQLLDIWLRAVRATHHFLQPSDIDALLPQLRDVYFPAVELWVAVDTDDQPLGFVGFNENHVEMLFVDPARHRQGIGRALLDFGRQSRSAMSVDVNEQNPQATAFYQHYGFVQTGRSPLDGEGRPFPLLHMSLPTRA comes from the coding sequence ATGATCATTCGCCAAGGCATCGCTGCAGACTACCCGCAGCTGCTCGACATCTGGCTGCGCGCTGTTCGCGCGACGCACCACTTCCTGCAACCCTCCGACATCGACGCACTGTTGCCACAGCTGCGCGACGTGTACTTCCCGGCCGTCGAGCTGTGGGTTGCGGTAGACACCGATGACCAGCCACTGGGCTTTGTCGGCTTCAATGAAAACCATGTGGAAATGCTCTTCGTCGACCCAGCGCGCCACCGCCAGGGCATTGGCCGTGCATTGCTGGATTTCGGCCGCCAGTCACGCAGTGCGATGAGTGTCGATGTCAACGAGCAGAACCCACAGGCAACAGCGTTCTACCAGCACTATGGCTTCGTCCAGACTGGCCGTTCACCACTGGATGGCGAAGGTCGCCCGTTCCCCTTGCTGCACATGAGCCTGCCCACCCGGGCGTGA
- the lysA gene encoding diaminopimelate decarboxylase: MTAPFTLLAEAVRQHGSPLWAYDTRTIADRVEQLNVFDTVRFAQKANPNLHVLRLMRAHGLVLDAVSLGEMERAFAAGASVDGDPAGVVLTCDALDRPTLERVVASKIEVNAGSIDMLHQLGERSPGHRVWIRINPGFGHGHSRKTNTGGENSKHGIWHEELDEALACIKAHGLHLVGVHMHIGSGVDYQHLEQVARSMIELIGRLGVDIEAFSIGGGLSTPYRSTDKPVDLQRYAQTWAVARKEIEAMLGHPVRMEIEPGRFLVAESGYLVAEVRAVKQVGRNTFVIIDAGFNDLMRPAMYGAYHGMTLLDADGQAVDRPRQPTVVAGPLCESGDVFTQDDQALTPQDLPQAQVGDLLVIHDAGAYGASMSSNYNSRPLLPEFLIENGALRMIRRRQTVQDLLSLEADF; encoded by the coding sequence ATGACCGCACCCTTCACCCTCTTGGCCGAGGCGGTTCGCCAGCACGGCTCGCCACTATGGGCATACGACACCCGCACCATCGCCGATCGTGTCGAGCAGCTGAACGTGTTCGACACCGTACGTTTCGCCCAGAAAGCCAACCCGAACTTGCATGTGCTGCGCCTGATGCGCGCCCATGGCCTGGTGCTGGACGCCGTGTCGCTGGGTGAGATGGAACGGGCCTTCGCCGCCGGCGCGAGCGTTGACGGTGACCCTGCCGGCGTGGTGCTGACCTGCGACGCGCTGGACCGCCCCACCCTGGAACGCGTGGTGGCGTCGAAGATCGAAGTCAACGCCGGCTCCATCGACATGCTGCACCAACTGGGTGAGCGCTCGCCCGGCCACCGCGTGTGGATCCGCATCAACCCGGGCTTCGGCCATGGCCACAGCCGCAAGACCAATACCGGCGGCGAAAACAGCAAGCATGGCATCTGGCACGAAGAGCTGGACGAGGCGCTGGCGTGCATCAAGGCCCATGGCCTGCACCTGGTGGGCGTGCACATGCACATTGGCTCCGGGGTGGACTACCAGCACCTGGAACAGGTGGCCCGCTCGATGATCGAGCTGATCGGCCGCCTGGGCGTGGACATCGAGGCGTTCTCCATCGGCGGCGGCCTTTCCACCCCTTACCGCAGCACCGACAAACCGGTCGACCTGCAGCGTTATGCGCAGACCTGGGCGGTGGCGCGCAAGGAGATCGAAGCGATGCTCGGCCACCCGGTGCGCATGGAGATCGAACCCGGGCGCTTCCTGGTGGCGGAGTCGGGCTATCTGGTGGCCGAAGTCCGTGCCGTGAAACAGGTGGGGCGCAATACCTTCGTCATTATCGACGCCGGCTTCAACGACCTGATGCGCCCGGCGATGTACGGCGCCTACCACGGCATGACCCTGCTCGATGCCGATGGCCAGGCAGTAGATCGCCCGCGCCAGCCGACCGTGGTGGCCGGGCCGTTGTGTGAATCGGGTGACGTGTTCACCCAGGATGACCAGGCACTGACCCCGCAGGACCTGCCCCAGGCACAGGTGGGCGACCTGCTGGTGATCCACGATGCCGGGGCCTATGGCGCGTCGATGTCGTCGAACTACAACAGCCGGCCGCTGCTGCCGGAGTTCCTGATCGAGAACGGTGCCCTGCGGATGATCCGCCGGCGGCAGACGGTGCAGGACCTGCTGAGCCTGGAGGCGGATTTCTAA
- a CDS encoding AraC family transcriptional regulator: MARKAKPLPPSDWVIRSAQPGGIERIEAWFGSHGYDPHRHDTYSIGRTLAGVQSFHYKGSLRHGIPGNTLVLHPDELHDGMAGTDAGFRYRMAYVDPALIQNVLGGQPLPFIAGGLSSDPRLYHASEAFVQAVDHALEPLEEQDALYDLAIALRAVGGKPRGRKRLDYQAAERARAFIMEHLHVGITLDMLEQASGRERWSLSRDFRTLYGTSPYRFVTLRRLDCLRRMILDGFTLVDAALAAGFHDQSHMTRHFTRCYGVPPLRWLERLRASR; the protein is encoded by the coding sequence ATGGCCCGCAAAGCGAAGCCCCTACCGCCGTCCGACTGGGTCATCCGTAGTGCCCAACCGGGCGGTATCGAGCGTATCGAAGCCTGGTTCGGTAGCCACGGCTACGACCCGCATCGCCACGATACCTATTCGATCGGCCGTACGCTGGCCGGTGTGCAAAGCTTCCATTACAAGGGTTCGCTGCGCCACGGCATACCGGGCAACACGCTGGTGCTGCACCCGGACGAACTGCATGACGGCATGGCCGGCACCGACGCAGGCTTTCGCTACCGCATGGCCTACGTCGACCCGGCACTGATCCAGAACGTGCTGGGTGGTCAGCCTTTGCCCTTCATCGCTGGCGGGCTGTCCAGCGACCCGCGTCTGTACCACGCCAGCGAAGCGTTCGTACAGGCAGTGGACCACGCGCTGGAACCATTGGAAGAACAGGACGCCCTGTATGACCTGGCGATCGCCTTGCGGGCCGTCGGCGGCAAGCCGCGCGGGCGCAAGCGCCTGGATTACCAGGCAGCCGAACGCGCCCGAGCCTTCATCATGGAACACCTGCATGTGGGCATAACACTGGACATGCTGGAACAGGCCAGTGGCCGCGAACGCTGGAGCCTGTCGCGGGACTTTCGCACGCTGTACGGCACCAGCCCCTATCGCTTTGTCACCCTGCGCCGCCTCGACTGCTTGCGCCGAATGATCCTGGACGGCTTCACCTTGGTCGACGCCGCCCTTGCCGCAGGCTTTCATGACCAGAGCCACATGACCCGGCACTTCACCCGCTGCTATGGCGTACCGCCGTTACGCTGGCTGGAGCGTTTGCGAGCGTCACGCTGA
- a CDS encoding T6SS effector BTH_I2691 family protein translates to MDSLKETLELCRRITSGYRPALRNSPVADCTRRFELLPLRYAAVGGNPAQRARLPKLPGYLSPFQDVGELTHSSYAIRPLREGFLYLLIKRHSAPAYEWHSQYRVAPNGSLLYISSDAPWEPAPSAGNLDEILRGFGWTITLYDLDDIQELRPLFSPSPLTPRMLDNYRLLDDEYRSSLPTIDIARFIQPSDAPPQPHVLKHDQLSWVADFKAQDDADLQALLDLQPFNNDQIVSPHASRQALAPLVNHSKPRGAAIVIEDAIGITQELNAWRNAAVEDVKTQWLARTVEPGVDNERKLLVAQSFLEIEKLYPQMVAEQIVKREVMAEKVRNQLHLHPEIYLFSERARQQADAHDERMKPHMAQFERGVRSKVQARQDAGEFRKRFDQKYGHLVDRQAMHDQLDGFEQAMQHAQQAAEDRAKDHTRWVVSERLLQALDRYDNADLINGLAFAEQTGQCVIGMELSEGGTKVLDHWWRSDVADRGNLAIRGITYNQEDLREELAALLEAAKSEPPSASSFALPEALARQAHVAANAFGRINTLYEQMQAQSSTASIGLYAWYVALGRQVLRTATPNSMDRALHQGLRLTLFASVHETAVDIRLSEAARSGQPINPQRSAGQVSRYLDQAWAEGLMQARNSDFYKVRVSGLVCLLEGMLMAFKARELPDSDARVKTELLAAAMTTAAAGFEVGASYVDQVVARYGANSVTGRGAAAALGRLKLWGASLAGTGGLVLAWWDFTDSIEHYKSSQSGATKQVQKNSRLLAATYFVRGVATVTLSLAELGTAVATAKPFFDYLSQNAKTKLVRMLSTSLGALAKKLGTQAARLLLTRLVLGAFWIGLVLTLIIYIFEDDALEKWCKRSSFRFAKNSRPFEEQEELKTLHSAFSEVL, encoded by the coding sequence ATGGACTCGTTGAAAGAAACCCTCGAACTGTGCAGGCGCATCACCTCCGGCTACCGCCCGGCCCTGCGTAACAGCCCCGTCGCCGACTGCACCCGCCGCTTCGAACTGCTGCCCCTGCGCTACGCCGCCGTCGGCGGCAACCCGGCACAACGTGCCCGCCTGCCCAAATTGCCGGGCTATCTCAGCCCGTTCCAGGATGTCGGCGAGCTGACCCATTCCAGCTACGCCATCCGCCCTTTGCGCGAGGGCTTTCTCTACCTGCTGATCAAGCGCCATAGCGCACCGGCCTACGAATGGCACAGCCAGTACCGCGTGGCGCCCAATGGCTCGCTGCTGTACATCAGCAGCGACGCCCCCTGGGAGCCTGCCCCCAGCGCCGGCAATCTGGATGAGATCCTTCGCGGTTTCGGCTGGACCATCACCCTCTACGACCTGGATGACATCCAGGAGCTGCGTCCATTGTTCAGCCCTTCCCCGCTGACCCCGCGCATGCTCGACAACTACCGCCTGCTCGACGACGAATACCGCAGCAGCCTGCCCACAATCGATATCGCCCGCTTCATCCAGCCTTCCGACGCCCCGCCACAGCCCCACGTCCTCAAGCATGACCAACTGAGCTGGGTGGCCGACTTCAAGGCCCAGGACGATGCAGACCTGCAGGCGCTACTGGACCTGCAGCCGTTCAACAACGACCAGATCGTCTCGCCGCACGCATCACGCCAAGCGCTGGCACCGCTGGTGAACCACAGCAAACCCCGTGGCGCCGCCATCGTCATCGAAGACGCCATCGGGATCACCCAGGAGCTCAACGCCTGGCGCAACGCCGCTGTCGAGGATGTGAAAACCCAGTGGCTGGCGCGAACTGTGGAGCCCGGGGTCGACAACGAGCGCAAGCTGCTGGTCGCGCAGTCGTTTCTGGAAATCGAAAAGCTCTACCCGCAGATGGTGGCCGAGCAGATCGTCAAGCGCGAAGTCATGGCCGAAAAAGTCCGCAACCAGCTCCACCTGCATCCCGAGATCTACTTGTTCTCCGAACGGGCCAGGCAACAGGCCGATGCCCATGATGAACGCATGAAGCCGCACATGGCGCAGTTCGAGCGCGGCGTCCGCAGCAAAGTCCAGGCCCGCCAGGATGCCGGCGAGTTCCGTAAGCGGTTCGATCAGAAATACGGCCACCTGGTCGACCGCCAGGCCATGCACGATCAGCTCGACGGTTTCGAGCAGGCCATGCAACACGCTCAGCAAGCCGCCGAAGACCGCGCCAAGGACCATACCCGCTGGGTGGTCAGCGAACGCTTGTTGCAAGCGCTGGACCGCTACGACAACGCCGACCTCATCAACGGCCTGGCCTTTGCCGAACAGACCGGCCAGTGCGTGATCGGCATGGAGTTGAGTGAAGGGGGCACGAAGGTACTGGACCACTGGTGGCGCAGTGACGTGGCAGACCGGGGCAACCTGGCAATACGCGGCATCACCTACAACCAGGAGGACCTGCGGGAAGAACTGGCGGCGCTGCTGGAAGCGGCCAAAAGCGAACCGCCGTCAGCGTCATCCTTCGCCCTGCCGGAAGCGCTTGCCAGGCAAGCCCATGTCGCTGCCAATGCCTTTGGGCGCATCAACACCCTGTATGAACAGATGCAAGCACAGAGCAGCACGGCCAGCATCGGCCTGTATGCCTGGTACGTCGCGTTGGGGCGGCAAGTGCTGCGCACCGCGACCCCCAACAGCATGGACCGCGCACTGCACCAGGGTTTGCGGCTGACCTTGTTCGCTTCGGTGCATGAAACGGCTGTCGATATTCGCCTGAGTGAAGCTGCACGTAGCGGGCAGCCCATCAACCCACAACGCAGCGCAGGCCAGGTATCAAGGTACCTCGACCAGGCTTGGGCTGAAGGGTTGATGCAGGCCCGGAACAGTGACTTCTACAAAGTGCGTGTTTCCGGGCTAGTGTGCCTGCTGGAGGGGATGCTGATGGCCTTCAAAGCGCGCGAACTGCCTGACAGTGATGCGCGGGTGAAGACCGAACTCCTGGCGGCCGCGATGACTACGGCTGCGGCGGGCTTCGAAGTTGGAGCCAGTTATGTGGACCAGGTGGTCGCGCGGTACGGCGCGAACAGTGTGACCGGACGAGGAGCAGCGGCCGCTCTAGGGCGTTTGAAACTATGGGGCGCCAGTTTAGCTGGCACCGGGGGGTTGGTACTCGCGTGGTGGGATTTCACTGACTCGATTGAGCATTACAAAAGCAGCCAGAGTGGCGCTACCAAGCAGGTTCAAAAAAACTCCAGACTCTTGGCGGCTACTTATTTTGTAAGAGGGGTCGCTACAGTGACTCTCTCACTTGCTGAGTTAGGAACGGCCGTTGCGACTGCAAAACCTTTTTTCGACTACCTTTCTCAAAATGCCAAGACCAAGCTCGTCAGGATGCTATCCACCTCATTGGGAGCACTTGCAAAAAAGCTCGGAACGCAGGCTGCTCGGTTATTACTTACCCGCCTCGTTCTTGGGGCGTTCTGGATTGGCTTGGTCCTCACATTGATTATTTACATATTTGAAGACGACGCTTTGGAAAAGTGGTGCAAACGCAGCAGCTTTCGCTTTGCAAAAAACTCAAGACCGTTTGAAGAACAAGAAGAGCTGAAGACCCTGCACTCCGCATTCAGCGAGGTATTGTGA
- a CDS encoding efflux transporter outer membrane subunit → MPLLHSFPGPARLATALGMLAALAACGHQPTPAEPAVALQADPLANMPAGVSKQPLPERWWALYQDPQLNRWVQQALAHNQGLAQAEANVQAMLAGIGEFDARRWPSTDMGVAATYGRSADDQTLAEATDSNAPSQWQFNPGLELAYQVDIWGQVRAAIQRARVQAEASAAALDLVRLQVVAQTTRAYIDQCTYAARLEAAKQALQTLDQSVQLSQRQRQAGVATALDSERLLGLREQVRAQLPMLSARRQMALYELSMLSGQASVAEATTCVAIPTLSVPLPAGDGWHLLERRPDVRQAERELQAATLETDIVRADLYPKVSFGASLTSSDHHLANLGDSRAVMFGIGPLIRWEFPNLKANRARVSKAEALQRAQVARYRGVALSALKDVRQALARYDGERQRLQALDAALAHSQHSFALAQGNYRAGTVDGLALLDSEREMISLRANHTEARGRLAQAQVNLFRALGGRW, encoded by the coding sequence ATGCCCTTACTGCACTCATTTCCCGGCCCTGCCCGGCTTGCCACAGCCCTCGGCATGCTTGCTGCACTCGCGGCCTGCGGCCACCAACCCACACCTGCCGAACCCGCTGTAGCGCTGCAGGCAGACCCGCTGGCGAACATGCCGGCCGGCGTCAGCAAACAGCCCCTGCCCGAACGCTGGTGGGCACTGTATCAAGACCCCCAACTCAATCGCTGGGTACAGCAAGCCCTGGCGCACAACCAAGGCTTGGCACAGGCCGAGGCCAACGTGCAGGCCATGCTGGCCGGCATCGGCGAGTTCGACGCCAGGCGCTGGCCGTCTACCGACATGGGCGTTGCCGCTACCTATGGCAGAAGCGCCGATGACCAGACGCTGGCCGAGGCGACCGACAGCAACGCGCCGTCGCAATGGCAATTCAACCCGGGCCTCGAGCTGGCCTATCAGGTGGACATCTGGGGCCAGGTACGCGCCGCCATCCAACGTGCCAGGGTGCAAGCCGAAGCCAGCGCTGCGGCGCTAGATCTGGTACGCCTGCAGGTGGTCGCCCAGACCACCCGCGCCTACATCGACCAGTGCACCTACGCGGCGCGTCTGGAGGCAGCGAAGCAGGCCTTGCAAACCCTCGACCAAAGCGTGCAACTCAGCCAGCGTCAGCGCCAGGCCGGTGTGGCCACTGCCCTCGACAGCGAGCGCCTGCTGGGCTTGCGGGAACAGGTGCGTGCGCAACTGCCGATGCTCTCAGCCCGGCGGCAGATGGCGCTTTACGAACTGAGCATGCTCAGTGGCCAGGCCTCGGTGGCCGAGGCCACGACCTGCGTAGCCATCCCCACGCTGTCGGTGCCGCTGCCGGCTGGCGATGGCTGGCATTTGCTCGAACGCCGGCCAGATGTGCGCCAGGCCGAACGGGAACTGCAGGCGGCCACCCTAGAGACCGACATCGTGCGGGCCGACCTTTACCCAAAGGTCAGCTTCGGCGCTTCGTTGACGTCTTCGGACCATCACCTTGCCAACCTCGGCGACAGCCGCGCGGTGATGTTCGGCATTGGCCCGCTGATCCGCTGGGAGTTTCCCAACCTGAAAGCCAACCGCGCACGGGTGAGCAAGGCCGAGGCATTGCAGCGGGCGCAGGTCGCCCGTTACCGCGGCGTAGCGCTGAGCGCGCTGAAAGACGTGCGCCAGGCACTGGCCCGCTACGACGGCGAGCGACAACGGTTGCAGGCGCTTGACGCAGCCCTGGCGCACAGCCAGCACAGCTTTGCCCTGGCCCAGGGTAACTACCGTGCCGGCACCGTGGACGGGCTGGCCCTGCTCGACAGCGAGCGCGAAATGATCAGCCTGCGGGCCAACCACACAGAAGCCCGAGGGCGCCTGGCGCAAGCGCAGGTAAACCTGTTCCGCGCGCTGGGCGGGCGGTGGTAG